Proteins encoded within one genomic window of Triticum aestivum cultivar Chinese Spring chromosome 2D, IWGSC CS RefSeq v2.1, whole genome shotgun sequence:
- the LOC123055052 gene encoding CBL-interacting protein kinase 22-like — translation MGPEDSPAAGESYSKILQGRYELGRVLGRGGSSKVYRARDIRTGVSVAVKAVRKPHHPCSPEKAAAARRSVERELAALRRVQGHPHVMRLLDVLASRSTVYLVLELARGGTLLSVMDERGRFDEPTARRLFVQLVSALAHVHSRGVFHRDVKPENLLLDEHGDLKLTDFGLCALADRHLGADGLAATRCGSPAYVAPEILYKKRYDAGEVDVWSSGVALFSLTAGYLPFNDGNLMGMYRKIFSGRFRCPRWFSPELRGLVGRMLDPNPDSRIKIAEIMEHSWLQLDGTSSFGNIIRAGSSDPRPEVTKWEAEMEQVRELNAFDIIALASGCDLSGLLGPLPDRVRFAVVGVDIGSVLDKAEEIGREDGFVMRRKEEVGCGGIMFEAIGREIIALVRVSRLLEEMVMIEVERASSSEAPNLWKRLQLGLKFSNN, via the coding sequence ATGGGGCCGGAAGATTCACCGGCCGCCGGGGAGAGCTACTCGAAGATCCTGCAGGGCCGGTACGAGCTTGGCCGCGTGCTCGGCCGGGGTGGATCGTCCAAAGTCTACCGCGCGCGCGACATCCGCACCggcgtctccgtcgccgtcaaggCCGTCCGGAAGCCGCACCACCCGTGCTCTCCCGAGAAGGCCGCCGCGGCGCGCCGGTCCGTGGAGCGGGAGCTCGCCGCGCTCCGCCGCGTGCAGGGCCACCCGCACGTCATGCGCCTCCTCGACGTCCTGGCATCCCGCTCCACCGTCTACCTCGTGCTCGAGCTCGCCCGTGGCGGCACCCTCCTGTCCGTGATGGACGAACGGGGCCGTTTCGACGAGCCCACGGCGCGCCGCCTGTTCGTCCAGCTGGTCTCCGCGCTGGCGCACGTGCACTCCCGTGGCGTGTTCCACCGCGACGTGAAGCCGGAGAACCTCCTGCTGGACGAGCACGGCGACCTGAAGCTCACGGACTTCGGGCTGTGCGCCCTCGCCGACCGGCACCTCGGTGCCGACGGCCTCGCGGCCACGCGCTGCGGGTCCCCGGCCTACGTCGCGCCGGAGATCCTCTACAAGAAGCGGTACGACGCCGGCGAAGTGGACGTGTGGTCCTCGGGCGTGGCGCTCTTCTCGCTCACGGCCGGCTACCTGCCGTTCAACGACGGCAACCTCATGGGCATGTACCGCAAGATCTTCTCCGGCAGATTCCGGTGCCCCAGGTGGTTCTCGCCGGAGCTCCGGGGCCTCGTCGGCCGGATGCTGGACCCAAACCCCGACAGTCGCATCAAGATAGCAGAAATCATGGAGCACTCCTGGTTACAACTAGATGGGACGTCCTCGTTCGGCAACATCATCCGAGCTGGTTCCTCTGATCCTAGGCCGGAGGTGACGAAATGGGAGGCGGAAATGGAGCAGGTGAGGGAGCTGAACGCGTTCGACATAATAGCGTTGGCGTCCGGATGCGATCTGAGCGGGTTGCTTGGGCCATTGCCGGACCGGGTTCGATTTGCTGTGGTAGGTGTGGACATTGGGTCAGTGCTGGATAAGGCTGAGGAGATTGGGCGCGAGGACgggtttgtgatgaggaggaaggaAGAGGTAGGGTGTGGTGGGATCATGTTTGAGGCGATCGGGAGGGAGATCATCGCCCTGGTGAGGGTTAGTCGATTGttagaggaaatggtgatgatcgAGGTGGAAAGAGCTAGCTCAAGTGAGGCACCTAATCTGTGGAAGAGGCTTCAGCTAGGTCTTAAATTCTCAAATAATTGA